A single window of Hirundo rustica isolate bHirRus1 chromosome 16, bHirRus1.pri.v3, whole genome shotgun sequence DNA harbors:
- the ASIP gene encoding agouti-signaling protein, translating into MTMEFFIPTMERKNLFLSLLLCYSLFRAADSHLVIEEKTECNLSRRSKMDLSDLPPISIVDLTRKSQKVSRKEAENKKTSKKNAKRKISPKPRPSPAANCVPTFKTCKPHLNSCCHYCALCKCRIFQTICQCLMLNPKC; encoded by the exons ATGACAATGGAATTTTTCATCCCCACGATGGAAAGAAAGAACCTcttcctcagcctgctgctctgctaCAGCCTGTTCAGAGCTGCTGATTCCCACTTGGTCATTGAGGAGAAGACAGAATGCAACCTGTCCAGGAGGAGCAAAATGGACCTCTCAGATCTTCCACCCATCTCCATAGTAG ATTTAACTAGAAAATCCCAGAAAGTCAGCAGGAAAGAGGCAGAGAACAAGAAAACTTCCAAG AAAAATGCTAAGCGCAAGATATCTCCAAAGCCAAGGCCCTCACCTGCTGCTAACTGTGTGCCAACCTTCAAAACCTGCAAGCCACACTTGAATTCCTGCTGTCACTACTGTGCTTTGTGCAAATGTCGAATTTTCCAGACAATCTGCCAGTGCCTGATGTTAAACCCCAAGTGCTAA